In one Streptomyces sp. NBC_01288 genomic region, the following are encoded:
- a CDS encoding putative leader peptide has product MKRQADDLTKRRAVDLCRVAAMLCRTF; this is encoded by the coding sequence ATGAAGCGCCAGGCGGACGACCTCACGAAGCGGCGGGCAGTGGACCTGTGCCGCGTCGCCGCCATGCTCTGTCGCACTTTCTGA
- a CDS encoding LmeA family phospholipid-binding protein, with amino-acid sequence MRGLRILLIVVVILGVLFVVVDRVALHFAEEEAASKVKTSENLASTPDVSIKGFPFLTQVASGELDDVELGVGQYEAPTGNTSASGGATTIRIDDLKADMKDVKFSSGYSSATAASATGTASISYDQLLKAAKSAPTSVFTGVTAQIVSLSDGGDGKIKADMKVTVTGIGTTTYPVLSTVTVVGNTVKVHADNLPKLVVDLADSRIRSITDFQQTLDQLPGGVKLDSVQAAKSGVDIKVKGSNVRLAG; translated from the coding sequence ATGCGTGGGCTACGAATACTTCTGATCGTCGTGGTGATTCTGGGGGTCCTGTTCGTGGTCGTGGACCGGGTCGCGCTCCACTTCGCCGAGGAGGAGGCCGCGTCCAAGGTGAAGACCAGCGAGAACCTGGCCAGCACCCCCGACGTCTCCATCAAGGGCTTCCCCTTCCTCACCCAGGTCGCCTCCGGTGAGCTGGACGACGTGGAACTCGGCGTCGGCCAGTACGAGGCCCCGACCGGCAACACGAGCGCCTCCGGCGGCGCCACCACGATCCGGATCGACGACCTCAAGGCCGACATGAAGGACGTCAAGTTCTCCAGCGGCTACAGCTCCGCCACGGCGGCCAGCGCGACGGGCACCGCGAGCATCTCCTACGACCAGTTGCTCAAGGCCGCCAAGTCCGCGCCGACGAGCGTCTTCACCGGTGTCACGGCCCAGATCGTCAGCCTCTCCGACGGCGGCGACGGCAAGATCAAGGCCGACATGAAGGTCACGGTCACCGGGATCGGGACGACGACGTATCCGGTGCTCAGCACGGTCACCGTCGTGGGCAACACGGTGAAGGTGCACGCGGACAACCTGCCCAAGCTGGTCGTCGACCTCGCCGACTCCCGGATCCGCTCGATCACCGACTTCCAGCAGACGCTCGACCAACTGCCGGGCGGTGTGAAGCTGGACAGTGTGCAGGCCGCGAAGAGCGGTGTGGACATCAAGGTGAAGGGTTCGAACGTCAGGCTGGCCGGGTAG
- a CDS encoding VOC family protein: MSPTRLSTVVLDARDAHELADFYLRLLGYVVRAEEPDWVLIGPPDGGTGLSFQTEPEYVPPVWPTRNPGEQQMMLHLDIQVDDLEGEVERAVREGATLHDHQPQDDVRVLLDPSGHPFCLWRQEQGA, from the coding sequence ATGTCGCCTACGAGACTGTCCACCGTGGTGCTCGACGCGCGGGACGCGCACGAACTGGCCGACTTCTACCTCCGCCTGCTCGGTTACGTGGTCCGGGCCGAGGAACCCGACTGGGTCCTGATCGGCCCGCCCGACGGCGGCACCGGCCTCTCCTTCCAGACCGAGCCGGAGTACGTCCCGCCGGTGTGGCCCACCCGCAACCCCGGCGAGCAGCAGATGATGCTGCATCTGGACATCCAGGTCGATGACTTGGAGGGCGAGGTCGAGCGGGCCGTACGCGAAGGGGCCACGCTCCACGATCACCAGCCGCAGGACGACGTACGCGTCCTGCTGGACCCGTCCGGCCACCCCTTCTGCCTGTGGCGACAGGAGCAGGGGGCGTGA
- a CDS encoding Fur family transcriptional regulator: MVSTDWKSDLRQRGYRLTPQRQLVLEAVDTLEHATPDDILGEVRKTASGVNISTVYRTLELLEELQLVSHAHLGHGAPTYHLADRHHHIHLVCRDCTNVIEADVEVAAEFRAKLRDTFGFETDMKHFAIFGRCKDCTGKSATAKTSTTES, encoded by the coding sequence GTGGTGAGCACCGACTGGAAGAGTGACCTCAGGCAGCGCGGCTACCGGCTGACGCCGCAGCGACAGCTCGTGCTCGAAGCCGTGGACACCCTGGAGCACGCGACCCCCGACGACATTCTCGGCGAAGTACGGAAGACCGCGTCGGGGGTCAACATCTCCACCGTGTACCGGACCCTGGAACTCCTGGAGGAGCTCCAGCTGGTCAGCCACGCGCATCTCGGGCACGGGGCGCCGACGTACCACCTCGCGGACCGGCACCATCACATCCATCTGGTCTGCCGTGACTGCACGAACGTCATCGAGGCCGATGTCGAGGTGGCCGCCGAGTTCCGGGCCAAGCTGCGGGACACGTTCGGCTTCGAGACCGACATGAAGCACTTCGCGATCTTCGGCCGTTGCAAGGACTGCACGGGCAAGAGCGCGACCGCTAAGACTTCAACTACCGAGTCGTAG
- a CDS encoding alpha/beta hydrolase — MSAGTAGHVARSTVRPNSETIRRTPLRTFLHTDDGVTIDSVYEPGASVYDASRSPSGDPVFVVAHGFTGDVDKPHVRRVAEAFLQYGAVVTFSFRGHGASGGRSTVGDREVLDLAAAVAWAREQGHARVVTVGFSMGGSVVLRHAALYGSQAHADGRRREGRTEAHTDAVVSVSAPARWYYRGTAPMRKLHWLVTRPEGRLVGRYALNTRIHHRDWDPVPLSPVEAVPRIAPTPLLIVHGDRDGYFPVDHPRMLADAAGDQAELWLEPGMGHAEHAAADDLLARIGRWGNSQDG, encoded by the coding sequence ATGAGCGCTGGTACGGCAGGTCATGTGGCACGATCCACCGTTCGTCCGAACTCTGAGACGATCAGACGTACACCTTTGCGGACGTTTCTGCACACCGACGACGGGGTGACGATCGATTCCGTATACGAACCGGGGGCGTCCGTATACGACGCCTCCCGGTCACCTTCCGGTGATCCGGTGTTCGTCGTGGCGCACGGTTTCACGGGCGATGTGGACAAGCCACATGTACGCCGGGTCGCCGAGGCGTTCCTCCAGTACGGGGCCGTGGTCACCTTCTCCTTCCGGGGCCACGGCGCCTCCGGCGGACGCTCCACCGTCGGCGACCGCGAGGTGCTCGATCTGGCGGCGGCGGTCGCCTGGGCGCGCGAGCAGGGGCACGCGCGGGTGGTCACCGTCGGCTTCTCGATGGGCGGTTCGGTGGTGCTGCGGCACGCGGCGCTCTACGGCTCGCAGGCGCACGCCGACGGCCGGAGGCGCGAGGGGCGCACAGAAGCGCACACGGACGCGGTGGTTTCCGTGAGTGCGCCGGCCCGCTGGTACTACAGAGGGACGGCCCCCATGCGCAAGCTGCACTGGCTGGTGACCCGCCCCGAGGGCCGGCTGGTCGGCCGCTACGCCCTCAACACCCGTATCCACCACCGCGATTGGGACCCGGTCCCGCTCTCCCCGGTCGAGGCGGTCCCGCGCATCGCGCCGACCCCGCTCCTCATCGTGCACGGCGACCGCGACGGCTACTTCCCCGTCGACCACCCCCGCATGCTGGCCGACGCCGCCGGTGACCAGGCCGAACTCTGGCTGGAGCCGGGCATGGGCCACGCCGAGCACGCGGCCGCGGACGACCTGCTGGCCCGCATCGGGCGCTGGGGCAATTCACAGGACGGCTAG
- a CDS encoding FAD-dependent oxidoreductase encodes MRVSVVGAGLGGLALAQGLRGAGIETDVFERDPGIVARFQGYRLVLNPTGFRAVRDCLPTRWHPLLDEIVMDASAEQLILDPKLNEIGRLGAGRTGIVVDRQVLRHLLLTGLTVHTDAALTGYDVLADGTVQARFAHRDPATADLLVGADGVTSAVRGVLSPRTTPTDTGVRFVIGRTPLTDEFAGLSKAYGSKIAGDGVSLLLGAMRFRTPPKQAAERLAPEVMLPDIGDYVRWAMILPSNGSLEELTAQDAVLSRMDGWHPELRALIEQADPDNTALLSIRVVKPGERWASGPVTLLGDAIHATSPTGGNGANTALRDADLLRRRLIDADEGRRDLLGAVGDYERQMFEYGAEAVRSSLEKLPAFAPGAKLS; translated from the coding sequence ATGAGAGTTTCCGTAGTCGGAGCCGGTCTGGGAGGCCTCGCTCTCGCGCAGGGTCTGCGTGGTGCGGGCATCGAAACCGACGTGTTCGAGCGCGACCCGGGGATCGTCGCCCGGTTCCAGGGCTACCGACTCGTGCTGAACCCGACCGGTTTCCGGGCGGTGCGCGACTGCCTGCCGACGCGCTGGCACCCGCTGCTGGACGAGATCGTCATGGACGCCTCCGCCGAGCAGCTGATCCTGGACCCGAAGCTGAACGAGATCGGCAGGCTCGGCGCGGGCCGGACCGGCATCGTGGTCGACCGGCAGGTGCTGCGACACCTGTTGCTGACGGGCCTCACCGTGCACACCGACGCCGCGCTGACCGGCTACGACGTGCTGGCCGACGGCACTGTCCAAGCCCGGTTCGCGCATCGCGACCCGGCCACCGCCGACCTGCTCGTCGGCGCGGACGGCGTCACCTCGGCGGTTCGCGGGGTGCTGTCGCCGCGGACCACCCCGACCGACACCGGCGTCCGGTTCGTCATCGGCCGCACCCCGCTGACCGACGAGTTCGCCGGCCTGTCCAAGGCGTACGGCTCGAAGATCGCGGGCGACGGCGTCAGCCTGCTGCTCGGCGCGATGCGCTTCCGTACCCCGCCGAAGCAGGCCGCCGAGCGACTGGCCCCCGAGGTCATGCTGCCCGACATCGGCGACTACGTGCGCTGGGCCATGATCCTGCCGTCGAACGGCTCGCTGGAGGAGCTGACCGCGCAGGACGCCGTGCTGTCCAGGATGGACGGCTGGCACCCCGAGCTGCGCGCGCTGATCGAGCAGGCCGACCCGGACAACACCGCGCTGCTGTCCATCCGGGTGGTCAAGCCCGGTGAGCGCTGGGCGTCCGGCCCGGTCACGCTGCTGGGCGACGCGATCCACGCGACCTCCCCGACCGGGGGCAACGGCGCGAACACCGCGCTGCGCGACGCCGACCTGCTGCGCCGCCGCCTGATCGATGCCGACGAAGGCCGCCGGGATCTGCTCGGCGCGGTCGGCGACTACGAGCGGCAGATGTTCGAGTACGGCGCGGAGGCCGTGCGCAGCAGTCTTGAGAAGCTGCCCGCGTTCGCCCCCGGAGCGAAACTGTCCTGA
- a CDS encoding MoaD/ThiS family protein has product MPKVTVRYWAAAKAAAGIAEEPYDAVTLADALAAVRERHPGELARVLLRCSFLVDGDPVGTRGHETVRLAEGGTVEVLPPFAGG; this is encoded by the coding sequence ATGCCAAAGGTCACGGTGCGCTACTGGGCCGCCGCGAAGGCCGCGGCCGGCATCGCCGAGGAGCCGTACGACGCGGTCACCCTCGCCGACGCCCTCGCCGCCGTCCGCGAGCGACACCCCGGGGAACTCGCCCGCGTACTGCTGCGATGCTCGTTCCTCGTCGACGGTGATCCCGTGGGCACCCGCGGACATGAGACGGTACGGCTGGCCGAGGGCGGCACGGTCGAGGTGCTCCCGCCGTTCGCAGGAGGATGA
- a CDS encoding DsrE family protein gives MSKKLVIKVTAGADAPERCSQAFTVAAVAVASGVDVSLWLTGESAWFALPGRAAEFELPHAAPLPDLIDSILAAGRVTLCTQCAARRDISEKDVIEGVRIAGAQVFVQEVMADGTQALVY, from the coding sequence ATGTCGAAGAAGCTCGTGATCAAGGTGACGGCAGGAGCCGACGCCCCCGAACGCTGCTCACAGGCGTTCACGGTGGCCGCGGTCGCCGTGGCCAGCGGAGTGGACGTCTCGCTCTGGCTCACCGGTGAGTCCGCGTGGTTCGCCCTGCCGGGCCGCGCCGCCGAGTTCGAACTCCCGCATGCCGCGCCGCTGCCCGACCTGATCGACTCGATCCTGGCGGCCGGCCGCGTCACCCTGTGCACGCAGTGCGCGGCCCGCCGGGACATCTCCGAGAAGGATGTCATCGAGGGGGTTCGGATCGCCGGGGCGCAGGTGTTCGTGCAGGAGGTTATGGCCGACGGTACGCAGGCGTTGGTCTACTGA
- a CDS encoding helix-turn-helix domain-containing protein — MPQRVAVTALSHEPRKRFAEELVRLRRERGLSLRELGKALGWDASQFGKMERGGTLGGPEVVQALDQYYGTAPLLLTLWELAVGDPTQFKEQYRRYMMLEAEAVSMWHYAVSAPPGLLQTDGYVRESLAAGGLRGEELEQQVEARVRRRKLLEGDDAPPFRTIMSEAVLRMELRDKRAWREQLEFLAEVAERPNVTPYILPFSAGLHGLTNTDTMFLRLLDGRTVAYTENDVRGELIEETERVERLQRAYDAVRDLALPPAESRSFVLRMLEEVPCEPST, encoded by the coding sequence ATGCCGCAACGGGTGGCTGTCACGGCGCTGAGCCATGAGCCCAGGAAGCGGTTTGCCGAGGAACTGGTGAGGTTGAGGCGTGAACGGGGCCTGAGTCTGCGGGAGTTGGGGAAGGCGTTGGGGTGGGACGCGTCGCAGTTCGGGAAGATGGAGCGTGGCGGCACGCTGGGTGGGCCCGAGGTCGTACAGGCGTTGGACCAGTACTACGGGACGGCGCCGCTGCTACTCACCTTGTGGGAGTTGGCAGTTGGTGACCCGACGCAGTTCAAGGAGCAGTACCGGCGGTACATGATGCTGGAGGCCGAGGCGGTCAGCATGTGGCACTACGCCGTGAGCGCCCCGCCAGGTTTGCTCCAGACGGACGGGTACGTGAGGGAGTCCCTCGCGGCAGGTGGGCTCCGAGGCGAAGAGCTGGAGCAACAGGTCGAAGCGCGCGTGCGGCGACGGAAGTTGCTGGAGGGCGATGATGCGCCGCCGTTCCGCACCATCATGTCCGAGGCGGTCCTGCGCATGGAGTTGCGCGACAAGCGGGCCTGGCGTGAGCAGTTGGAGTTCCTGGCGGAAGTTGCGGAGCGCCCGAACGTCACGCCTTACATCCTGCCGTTCAGCGCTGGACTGCACGGCCTGACGAACACCGACACCATGTTCTTGAGGCTGCTCGACGGCCGTACCGTGGCTTACACGGAGAACGATGTGCGTGGGGAACTGATCGAAGAAACCGAACGGGTTGAGCGGCTGCAACGTGCATATGATGCGGTACGCGACCTGGCGCTGCCCCCGGCCGAGTCGCGGTCGTTCGTCCTGCGGATGTTGGAGGAAGTGCCGTGCGAGCCATCGACCTGA
- a CDS encoding DUF397 domain-containing protein → MRAIDLSNVTWRKSSYSNTDGGQCVEFAPNLLPLVPVRDSKNPTHGTLLFGADAWAEFVGSVKGQAQ, encoded by the coding sequence GTGCGAGCCATCGACCTGAGCAACGTCACGTGGCGGAAGAGCAGTTACAGCAACACCGACGGCGGCCAGTGCGTCGAGTTCGCCCCCAACCTCCTCCCCCTCGTCCCCGTCCGCGACAGCAAGAACCCCACCCACGGCACCCTGCTCTTCGGCGCGGACGCCTGGGCGGAGTTCGTAGGCTCGGTCAAGGGACAGGCTCAGTAG
- a CDS encoding DUF1416 domain-containing protein: MCGAKAGGPDASTIKPGETTIQGQVTRNGEPVTGYVRLLDSTGEFTAEVPTSATGQFRFYAAEGTWTVRALVPGATADRTVVAQTGGLAEVAIAV; encoded by the coding sequence ATGTGTGGAGCGAAGGCCGGCGGCCCCGACGCCTCGACGATCAAGCCCGGTGAGACCACCATCCAGGGCCAGGTGACGCGCAACGGCGAGCCGGTGACGGGCTACGTCCGTCTCCTGGACTCGACCGGTGAGTTCACCGCGGAGGTCCCGACCTCCGCGACGGGCCAGTTCCGCTTCTACGCGGCCGAGGGCACCTGGACCGTCCGCGCCCTCGTCCCGGGCGCCACGGCCGACCGCACGGTGGTCGCCCAGACGGGCGGCCTGGCGGAGGTCGCGATCGCCGTCTGA
- a CDS encoding FABP family protein, whose amino-acid sequence MIEIPSDLHKDLVPLVFLLGEWAGAGVHDFPGSEKCNFGQEVSFTHDGRDFLEYRSHTWVLDNDGNKVRPLETESGFWRIDADRKVEVTMTRDDGVVEIWYGELAKQKPQIDLVTDAVARTAASGPYTGGKRLYGYVKSDLMWVGEKQTPEVELRPYMSAHLKKIVTPDDVERWAKALPDDMPDDGIAFFK is encoded by the coding sequence ATGATCGAGATTCCGTCCGACCTCCACAAGGACCTGGTTCCCCTCGTCTTCCTGCTCGGCGAGTGGGCCGGCGCGGGCGTGCACGACTTCCCCGGCTCCGAGAAGTGCAACTTCGGCCAGGAGGTCTCCTTCACGCACGACGGCCGCGACTTCCTGGAGTACCGCTCCCACACCTGGGTCCTGGACAACGACGGCAACAAGGTCCGCCCCCTGGAGACCGAGTCCGGCTTCTGGCGCATCGACGCCGACCGCAAGGTCGAGGTCACGATGACCCGCGACGACGGCGTCGTCGAGATCTGGTACGGCGAACTCGCCAAGCAGAAGCCCCAGATCGACCTGGTCACGGACGCCGTCGCCCGCACCGCCGCCTCCGGCCCCTACACCGGCGGCAAGCGCCTCTACGGCTACGTCAAGAGCGACCTCATGTGGGTCGGCGAGAAGCAGACCCCCGAGGTCGAACTCCGCCCCTACATGTCCGCGCACCTGAAGAAGATCGTCACCCCGGACGACGTCGAACGCTGGGCGAAGGCCCTCCCGGACGACATGCCGGACGACGGGATCGCTTTCTTCAAGTAG
- a CDS encoding amidohydrolase family protein: MSEATVGAHHGMARRGFLTGAAAVTGAALTSTAAVGTARATGTTTGTTAGNGTGPGTGPLAFTNVTVIDGSGAPPAPGMTVVVEGGRITALAPSARIRLRPGTRTVDLTGKYLIPGLIEAHTHSDGPESVVPALYALTGVTTVREMRGEPVHHEWREKIRSGELLGPRWVIGSPIVDGTPSLWAADVGPTIEVADAAEARRAVRRVKREGADFVKVYSRLSREAYFAIADEARRQGIPHLGHCPDTVRIAEASAAGHRTIEHLHALLLATSRHEKEIRRLLDAVRIDPRDPNSLSRYRSWFQQVHPLEWRAVRGYDRDRADALFRSLAAHGTAVVPTLSVHRTLELPDEVPTRAEEWKYLPAWQVEGWPDQLADLTGGRTPEQARQIRQIFAHRLRLVRELHGAGVRLAAGTDTGTGYLVPGFALHDELALLVTAGLTPGEVLRAATSDAARTLGLPAVGTVALGQAADLLVLDADPLRDIRNTRRVHGVVVDGRWIPPEERRRLLTAVEQAAATTPPPEDGAAMTGCGCGGHP; this comes from the coding sequence ATGTCCGAAGCGACAGTTGGGGCACATCACGGTATGGCCCGACGGGGGTTCCTGACCGGGGCCGCCGCCGTGACGGGTGCGGCACTGACGAGCACGGCGGCCGTCGGCACGGCACGCGCGACCGGGACGACGACCGGGACCACGGCCGGAAACGGCACCGGCCCCGGCACCGGCCCGTTGGCGTTCACCAACGTCACCGTGATCGACGGATCGGGCGCGCCCCCGGCCCCCGGCATGACGGTCGTCGTCGAGGGCGGCCGCATCACCGCACTCGCCCCGAGCGCCCGCATCCGCCTCCGCCCCGGCACTCGCACGGTCGACCTGACCGGCAAGTACCTGATCCCGGGACTGATCGAGGCGCACACCCACAGCGACGGCCCGGAGTCGGTGGTGCCGGCGCTGTACGCCCTCACCGGCGTCACCACGGTCCGGGAGATGCGGGGCGAGCCGGTCCACCACGAGTGGCGCGAGAAGATCCGCAGCGGTGAACTGCTCGGCCCCCGCTGGGTGATCGGCAGCCCCATCGTCGACGGCACGCCCTCACTGTGGGCGGCCGACGTGGGCCCGACCATCGAGGTGGCCGACGCGGCCGAGGCCCGCCGTGCCGTACGGCGGGTCAAGCGCGAGGGCGCGGACTTCGTCAAGGTGTACTCCCGCCTGTCCCGCGAGGCCTACTTCGCCATCGCGGACGAGGCCCGCCGCCAGGGCATCCCCCACCTCGGGCACTGCCCCGACACCGTACGGATCGCGGAGGCGAGCGCCGCCGGCCACCGCACCATCGAGCACCTGCACGCGCTGCTCCTGGCGACCTCACGGCACGAGAAGGAGATACGGCGCCTCCTGGACGCGGTACGGATCGACCCGCGCGACCCCAACAGCCTGTCCCGGTACCGCAGTTGGTTCCAGCAGGTGCATCCCCTGGAATGGCGGGCGGTGCGGGGCTACGACCGCGACCGGGCGGACGCCCTCTTCCGGAGTCTGGCGGCGCACGGAACCGCGGTCGTCCCCACGCTCAGCGTGCACCGCACGCTGGAGCTGCCCGACGAGGTTCCGACCCGGGCCGAGGAGTGGAAGTACCTGCCCGCCTGGCAGGTGGAGGGCTGGCCGGACCAGCTGGCGGACCTGACCGGCGGTCGCACCCCCGAGCAGGCCCGGCAGATCCGGCAGATCTTCGCGCACCGGCTCCGGCTGGTCCGCGAACTGCACGGCGCGGGTGTGCGGCTGGCGGCGGGCACCGACACCGGCACGGGATATCTCGTCCCGGGCTTCGCCCTCCACGACGAACTGGCGCTGCTCGTCACGGCCGGCCTCACCCCGGGCGAGGTGCTGCGCGCGGCCACGTCGGACGCGGCCCGCACCCTCGGCCTGCCCGCCGTCGGCACCGTGGCCCTCGGACAGGCCGCCGATCTGCTCGTCCTCGACGCGGATCCGCTGCGCGACATCCGCAACACCCGCCGCGTCCACGGCGTGGTCGTCGACGGCAGGTGGATCCCGCCGGAGGAACGACGCCGGCTGCTCACGGCGGTGGAACAGGCCGCCGCGACCACCCCGCCGCCCGAGGATGGGGCGGCCATGACGGGCTGCGGTTGCGGCGGACATCCCTGA
- a CDS encoding DUF3099 domain-containing protein, which yields MLARRRRVYFVMMGICIGLFVLAWGVVRIWSVPAAVGMCVVAMLIPPVAAMVANRRGPDDRWWDDPSGDPKSDEWWDELDGKKRRQ from the coding sequence ATGCTGGCACGTCGTCGTCGCGTGTACTTCGTCATGATGGGCATCTGCATCGGACTCTTCGTCCTGGCCTGGGGAGTCGTGCGGATCTGGTCGGTGCCCGCGGCCGTGGGGATGTGTGTGGTCGCGATGCTGATCCCGCCGGTCGCCGCGATGGTCGCCAACCGGCGCGGCCCCGACGACCGTTGGTGGGACGACCCCTCCGGCGACCCCAAGTCCGACGAGTGGTGGGACGAACTGGACGGCAAGAAGCGCCGCCAGTAG
- a CDS encoding sulfurtransferase yields MSRSDVLVDADWVEANLDNPSVAIVEVDEDTAAYEKNHIKNAIRIDWTKDLQDPVRRDFVDQEGFEKLLSGKGIGNDTLVILYGGNNNWFASYAYWYFKLYGHDNVKLLDGGRKKWELDARELVEEVPARAETSYKAKPQNTAIRAFRDDVVAAIGAQNLVDVRSPDEFSGKLLAPAHLPQEQSQRPGHVPSARNIPWSKNANDDGTFKSDDELKELYADEQVDLAKDTIAYCRIGERSALTWFVLHELLGVENVKNYDGSWTEYGSLVGVPIELGANK; encoded by the coding sequence ATGAGCCGCAGTGACGTCCTGGTCGACGCCGACTGGGTCGAGGCCAACCTCGACAACCCGAGCGTGGCCATCGTCGAGGTCGACGAGGACACGGCCGCGTACGAGAAGAACCACATCAAGAACGCGATCCGGATCGACTGGACGAAGGACCTCCAGGACCCGGTACGCCGTGACTTCGTCGACCAGGAGGGCTTCGAGAAGCTCCTGTCCGGCAAGGGCATCGGCAACGACACGCTGGTGATCCTCTACGGCGGCAACAACAACTGGTTCGCGTCGTACGCGTACTGGTACTTCAAGCTCTACGGCCACGACAACGTCAAGCTGCTCGACGGTGGCCGCAAGAAGTGGGAGCTGGACGCCCGCGAGCTGGTCGAGGAGGTCCCCGCGCGCGCCGAGACCTCCTACAAGGCGAAGCCGCAGAACACCGCGATCCGCGCGTTCCGCGACGACGTCGTGGCCGCCATCGGTGCGCAGAACCTGGTCGACGTCCGTTCGCCCGACGAGTTCAGCGGCAAGCTGCTCGCGCCGGCGCACCTTCCGCAGGAGCAGTCGCAGCGTCCGGGCCACGTCCCGTCCGCGCGCAACATCCCCTGGTCGAAGAACGCCAACGACGACGGCACCTTCAAGTCGGACGACGAGCTCAAGGAGCTCTACGCCGACGAGCAGGTCGACCTGGCGAAGGACACCATCGCGTACTGCCGTATCGGCGAGCGCTCGGCCCTGACCTGGTTCGTGCTGCACGAGCTGCTCGGTGTCGAGAACGTCAAGAACTACGACGGTTCCTGGACCGAGTACGGCAGCCTCGTCGGCGTCCCGATCGAGCTCGGCGCCAACAAGTAA
- a CDS encoding TetR/AcrR family transcriptional regulator, protein MSADPRDPRDPRDPRDPRQRRAARKKPITVERITDAALEVVATEGYDALTIRRVAAVLGTGPSSLYAHIVNKDDIDDLLIGRLYAEVVLPEPDPAAWREQLLGVYTQIRDLYLKYPGVSRAALAMVPTSLDTLRVGEGILAILLAGGIEPRTAGWARDALSLYVSAYALEQSLVRQRRRQEDPEWVLSHEELLDRFTALPAEEFPQTRRHAAELISGTGPDRFEFTLGLLMNNLRPASG, encoded by the coding sequence ATGTCAGCCGATCCCCGCGATCCCCGCGATCCCCGCGATCCCCGCGATCCCCGCCAACGCCGCGCAGCCCGCAAGAAGCCGATCACCGTCGAGCGGATCACCGACGCCGCCCTGGAAGTCGTCGCCACCGAGGGGTACGACGCGCTGACCATCCGCCGGGTCGCCGCCGTGCTCGGCACCGGCCCGTCGTCGCTGTACGCGCACATCGTCAACAAGGACGACATCGACGACCTGCTGATCGGCAGGCTCTACGCCGAGGTCGTGCTCCCCGAACCCGACCCGGCCGCCTGGCGCGAGCAACTGCTCGGGGTGTACACGCAGATCCGCGACCTGTACCTGAAGTACCCCGGAGTCTCGCGCGCCGCGCTGGCCATGGTGCCGACCAGCCTGGACACGCTGCGGGTCGGCGAGGGAATCCTGGCGATCCTGCTCGCGGGCGGCATCGAACCGAGGACGGCCGGATGGGCCCGCGACGCGCTGTCCCTCTACGTCAGCGCCTACGCACTGGAACAGTCGCTGGTCCGGCAACGGCGCCGGCAGGAGGATCCGGAATGGGTGCTCAGCCACGAGGAGTTGCTGGACCGCTTCACCGCGCTGCCTGCCGAGGAGTTCCCGCAGACCCGACGCCATGCCGCCGAGCTGATCTCCGGCACCGGCCCCGACCGCTTCGAGTTCACCCTCGGCCTGCTCATGAACAACCTGCGGCCCGCATCCGGTTGA